A genome region from Blautia coccoides includes the following:
- a CDS encoding DUF3298 and DUF4163 domain-containing protein, whose amino-acid sequence MQTVTTNTLSDTMYYNEIPVFTYKINYPSFTTTCSDNAGKSINAHYAQLARKTEEYGRKELYTQAAADAKYPKSPRPFPIYTLDVVYQITYNTGCLVSLYTDTYTYAGGAHGQTLRTSDTWDFNTGKKLRLTDFYPFTPASLYQLQNSMAEQTAERLKTDPGIYFEDYRKLLQDTFNANSFYIQPGRVVIYYQQYDIAPYSTGLPKFYVP is encoded by the coding sequence ATGCAGACAGTCACTACAAATACCTTGAGTGATACCATGTACTATAATGAGATACCCGTATTCACCTACAAGATCAATTACCCTTCCTTCACCACAACATGCAGTGATAATGCCGGTAAATCCATAAACGCTCATTATGCCCAACTGGCGCGGAAGACCGAGGAATACGGCAGAAAAGAACTCTACACGCAGGCCGCAGCAGATGCTAAATACCCCAAAAGCCCCCGGCCATTTCCTATTTATACGCTGGATGTCGTTTATCAGATCACTTATAATACAGGATGCCTCGTCAGTTTATACACAGATACTTATACCTATGCGGGCGGCGCTCACGGCCAAACGCTGCGCACCTCTGACACCTGGGACTTTAACACAGGAAAAAAACTGCGCCTCACAGACTTCTATCCCTTTACCCCAGCCTCCTTGTATCAGCTTCAAAATTCCATGGCGGAACAGACGGCAGAAAGGCTAAAGACAGACCCGGGTATTTATTTTGAAGATTACAGAAAGCTTCTGCAAGACACCTTCAATGCAAATAGTTTTTATATACAGCCGGGAAGGGTGGTCATTTATTATCAGCAGTATGATATAGCGCCTTATTCTACGGGATTGCCTAAATTTTATGTTCCATAA
- a CDS encoding TspO/MBR family protein yields MNKNNRSALVISILIPLAIGSLSTVISKNRSMYFSINKPALSPPAFIFPVVWTILYVFMGISSYIIYESKSPDKSNALRTYAVQLFFNFFWSIIFFGLSQYLFAFFWLLALIILIAVMIYQFYQISPAAAYLQIPYIVWCIFAAYLNFMIYIMNK; encoded by the coding sequence ATGAATAAAAATAATAGAAGCGCTTTGGTGATCTCCATTCTTATTCCACTTGCCATTGGATCTTTGTCCACAGTGATCAGCAAAAACAGGTCTATGTATTTTTCAATAAATAAGCCCGCGCTTAGTCCTCCGGCTTTTATTTTTCCGGTTGTATGGACAATACTTTATGTTTTCATGGGTATTTCTTCCTATATCATTTATGAATCAAAGTCACCGGATAAATCCAATGCACTCAGGACATATGCAGTACAACTGTTCTTTAATTTCTTCTGGAGCATCATATTCTTTGGTTTATCACAATATCTGTTTGCTTTTTTTTGGCTATTGGCCTTAATCATCCTTATTGCCGTTATGATTTATCAGTTCTACCAGATCAGCCCTGCTGCTGCCTATTTACAAATACCTTATATTGTCTGGTGCATATTTGCGGCATATCTAAATTTTATGATATATATTATGAATAAATAA